Sequence from the Candidatus Binataceae bacterium genome:
TCGCAAGAACCTCGAGCATTGGTCCGAGCAATTCCTGTCCGCGCTTTTGCCGGAGCGAGACTTTGCCGCAGAGGCCTCCGCCGGCTTCTAAGCCGCCGCCGCTGCCACGCGCGGCGCTTTTGGAACTCGCGGCCCGCGGCCCGATCCTGCTCTGTCTCGACTACGACGGCACGATCTCGGACCTGGTAAGCAGGCCCGCGAGCGCGCGCCCGGTCGAGGGCGCCGTCGCAGCGATAAAAGCCCTCGCGGCGCGGCCGGAGCGTGTTGCGGTCGCGATCGTGAGCGGCCGCCCGGTCGCCGAAATACGCAGGATGACCGGGCTCGGCGATGCGGTGATGTACTCCGGCGTGCACGGTCTCGAAATCGCTGGAGGAGACGCCCAGGTCCGCGTGGCCGAGGCCGTATCCCGATGCGCCCCGGAGCTGGAGCGCGTGCGCACATGGACCGCGCGCAACGTCCCGCAGGGCGCCGGCTTCGAGGTCGAGGACAAACGGTACTCGCTGGCCCTTCACTATCGCAATGCCGAGCGCGCCGCGGCCGCCGAGCTATGCGCCCGCTTCGAGGAATTCGTACGCGCAAAGACGCCTAATCTGCGTGCCGCCCACAACAAGATGGTGGTCGAGGCGATTCCCGCCGCAGCCTCCAAGGGCGAAGCGCTGCGCGCCCTCTGCCGCGAGGCCGGCGCCGCCTTCGTGCCCGTGTACTTCGGCGACGATCGCACCGACGAAGACGCGTTTGCCGAAGCGGCCGGGCGCGGCGTCGGAGTTCTAGTCGGCGAGGCGCGCCCCTCGCTCGCGCGCTGGCGCGTGGAAAATCCGGCGGCGGTCGTGCGCACCCTTAAAACGCTCGCGGAGTCGCTCGATTCGCGATAAACCTCGGGCGGGCGGCGCGGCGCATCGCTTGCCTCAATCAAGGTTCGTTGCAACAGTAGCGGACACCGTTTATCAAAGGATTAATCGGACCGATGGCCCAGACCAAACTGTTTCCGGTAACCGTGGTCGGATCGTGGACGCGCCAGCCGTGGCTGGTGGCGGCGCTGCGCCAGCGCCAGGCCGGCGAAATCAGCGCCGCCGAATTCGACGCAGTAGCCGACGACGCCGTGCTCGCCGCGATCAAGTACCAGGAGGACGCGGGAGTCGATATCGTCGCCGACGGCGAGATGCGCCGCGACAATTTCTATTCCTTCGTGGTCGAGAAGCTCAGCGGGATGCGTCTGATGAAGCTCTCGCAGCTGATGGACTACGTGAAGGACCGCGCCGGCTTCGAGGAGATCCTGCGCGCGCTCGACGTTCCGGCCTTTGCGATCAAAAGCCCGATCGCGGTCGAGAAAATCCGCGAGCGCGAGGGACTGTGCGTCGGCGAGGCGAAATTCCTCAAGGAACACACCAAACGCGCGACCAAAATTCCGATTCCCGGCCCCTACCTGCTCACCCGCTCGAGCTGGTTCGAAGGGCTCTCCGACAAGGCCTACCCGACCCGCGAAGACCTGGCGCGCGACGTGGTCCAGATTCTCCGCCGCGAGATCGTCCGGCTGAAGGAACTCGGCATCGACTTTATCCAGCTCGACGAGCCCTCGCTCTCGCAGGTGGTTTACGGCGACGAGGCCGAGCAGACGTTCATGTGCGCGGCGCTTGGCTCGCGCACCGACCCGACCCACGAGCTCGAGTTCGCGGTGCGCCTGATGAACGAGACCGTTGACGGTATCGACGGCATGCATTTCGGCGTGCACGTCTGCCGCGGCAACTGGAGCCGCAAGGAGAACGTGCTGCTCGCGGGCAACTACGGGCCGCTGCTGCCGTGGCTGATGCGCATGAACGTCCATCAGCTGGTGCTCGAGATGGCCACGCCGCGGGCCGGCGAGATCGAGGTCTTCAAGGAGTATCGCAACGAAAAGGAGCTGGGCCTCGGCGTCAGCAATCCGCGCACCGACGAGATCGAAGCGCCCGCGGAAATCGTGAAACGGGTCAAGGAGATTCTGCGCTACTTCGATCCCGACAAAATCTATCTCAATCCCGATTGCGGCTTCGGCACCTTCGCCGAGCGCTGCGTCAACACCTCCCCGGTCGCTTTCCACAAGCTGC
This genomic interval carries:
- the otsB gene encoding trehalose-phosphatase, with the protein product MELAARGPILLCLDYDGTISDLVSRPASARPVEGAVAAIKALAARPERVAVAIVSGRPVAEIRRMTGLGDAVMYSGVHGLEIAGGDAQVRVAEAVSRCAPELERVRTWTARNVPQGAGFEVEDKRYSLALHYRNAERAAAAELCARFEEFVRAKTPNLRAAHNKMVVEAIPAAASKGEALRALCREAGAAFVPVYFGDDRTDEDAFAEAAGRGVGVLVGEARPSLARWRVENPAAVVRTLKTLAESLDSR
- a CDS encoding cobalamin-independent methionine synthase II family protein, with translation MAQTKLFPVTVVGSWTRQPWLVAALRQRQAGEISAAEFDAVADDAVLAAIKYQEDAGVDIVADGEMRRDNFYSFVVEKLSGMRLMKLSQLMDYVKDRAGFEEILRALDVPAFAIKSPIAVEKIREREGLCVGEAKFLKEHTKRATKIPIPGPYLLTRSSWFEGLSDKAYPTREDLARDVVQILRREIVRLKELGIDFIQLDEPSLSQVVYGDEAEQTFMCAALGSRTDPTHELEFAVRLMNETVDGIDGMHFGVHVCRGNWSRKENVLLAGNYGPLLPWLMRMNVHQLVLEMATPRAGEIEVFKEYRNEKELGLGVSNPRTDEIEAPAEIVKRVKEILRYFDPDKIYLNPDCGFGTFAERCVNTSPVAFHKLQAIAEAAEMLRKECG